The nucleotide sequence GATGCGGCCATACCGCTTCGGTCGGCTCCCGCAAAGAACTTGTGGAAAAAGCAATCGAAAAGATTGATGAAACCATCGAACTGCACCGACCTTACGTCGATGACGTTCATATCCGCTGTGAGAAGTGCGGCAAACCGATGACCCGGGTCAGTGAAGTGATCGACTGCTGGTTTGACAGCGGTGCGATGCCTTATGCTCAGCATCATTATCCATTTGAAAACAAAGAGAACTTTCATGAACTGTTCCCGGCAGATTTTATCTGCGAAGGGATTGACCAAACCCGCGGCTGGTTCTACTCACTGCTCGCGATTTCGACCTTCGTGATGGGCCGTTCGCCGTATAAGCGGGTTCTGGTCAACGATCTCGTTTTAGACAAACAGGGACAGAAAATGTCTAAATCCAAAGGCAACACAGTAGATCCGTTTGAACTGTTTGACCGGTACGGTGCCGATACGCTCAGATGGTATTTGCTTTATGTATCTCCGGCCTGGACACCTAAACGCTTTGACATCGAAGGCCTCAAGGAAGTTCAGAGCAAGTTCTTCGGAACACTCCGCAACGTCTATACCTTTTTTGTGCTCTATGCGAATACCGATGAAGTTGACCCAAGAGATTTCTTTATCGAATACAAAAAGCGGCCGGAGCTAGACAGGTGGATCCTCTCTAAATATCACGCCCTGCTGAACGACGTTGAAACCAATCTGGCTGTCTATGATCTGACCAAAGCGGTCCGAAAAATACAGGAATTTGTCAGCGAGGATCTCTCCAACTGGTATATTCGGCGCTCCCGCCGCAGATTCTGGGATTCCGGACTGTCGGACGACAAGAAGGCCGTCTATAACACCACGTATGAGATCCTGGTCGGCATCGCTAAAATCTCAGCACCGTTCGCTCCTTATCTGGCGGAAGAAATCTACCGTAACCTGACCGGCGGGACTTCGGTCCACCTGACAGATTATCCGGAATATGTCTCGACTATGATCAATGAGAACGTCGAAAACAGAATGGATTTGGTTAGGAATTTAGTCACCCTCGGCAGATCAGCCCGGGAACAGGTCAGGATCAAAGTCCGTCAGCCGATCCAGCAAATCCTGGTCGACGGAAAATATGAAGTCCTGATCGCGGATTTGATTCCACTGATCCAAGAAGAGCTCAATGTAAAAGAAGTTATTTTTGCGAACAACTTAAGCGATTTTATGAATTTCAGTCTAAAGCCTAACTTTAAAGTCGCCGGACCCGTCTTTGGCTCGAAAATTAAACTCCTCGGCAAAGCACTGGAAAGTCTGGAGGCCTCGAAAGCTGCAGCTGCTCTGGAGGCCGGAGAATTACTTTCAGTTGATGTCGACGCAGAACAGCTAAATATCGTCAAGGACTATGTCATCGTGTCGATTTCAGCCAAAGAAGGATTCACGGTCACAATGGAAAACAACCTGTTTGTTATTCTTGATACCACGCTGACCAGAGAGCTTCTCGACGAAGGTCTGGCCAGAGAGCTTGTTTCCAAAGTCCAGCAAATGCGCAAGAGCAATGATTTCGAAATGATGGACCGGATCCGGATCTATTTTGACGGGGATGACGAAGTTACAAGCGCAATTCAAAGCTATCAGGAATACATCAGAGTTGAAACGCTTGCTGAAAGCATCGAAAAAACATCAGGTACCGCAGATCTGACCAAGGTAAACCTGAACGACCACGATGCCGGCGTCCGGGTCGAACGGATCTGAGCTCTTTGGCTCATCATATCATAGTGGAGTAACCACAAAAAACGAGTAATCCTAAACTGATATAATGCTGTTAATGGTTCTCATGACTATTAGCAGCATTATTATTTTTACTATTATCTTTGGTCTTATCTTTTATTATATTTGTTATTTTTTATTATTTTTGGTTGATTATGGTTGATTATGTTTATATAATTTTATTGAGGTGATCATGATATGCCAATAGACAAGAATCTTATGACTGCCCAAGCGTTGGCTGAAGCACTCGATCTTTCAACAGAAACTATTTGGAAATATACGCGAGAGAAAAAAATACCATTCATTGAATTGAATGGCAAGCAGTATCGTTATATATTGACGGATGTCATCCATGCACTTACAAATACTGCCTCAGCAGTGCAGGAAAAATCAAACGAATACACTGCAGAATCTTCTAGGAAGCTGACTTACGAAGACTATCTGAAGATACCGGATGAACCCGGCTACCGCATCGAAATTCTCGAAGGTATTATGATGAAAGAACCTTCTCCAAATGTTAGCCACCAACATGTTTTGCTTCGGTTGACATGGATTCTTGAAGATTATTTTCGGGGAAATGATCCCGAAGGCGAAGTATTTGTGGCACCTCTTGATGTAACATTATTAGATATCAACGTGGTCCAGCCCGACATTTTTTACGTTTCCGGGCAGCAAAAACAGATCATCAAAGAAGCCCGTATCAATGGCCAGCCAACAATCGTGGTTGAAATCATTTCCCCATCCAGCAGGCGCAAAGATCGTCTGCAGAAGCTGCAGATTTACCAAAAGACCAAGATCCCACATTACTGGCTGGTCGATCCGGCTGAGAAAACCCTCGAATGTTTTGTACTGAGGGATGGTTCCTACGTCTTAGCTGCAGCAGGTATGGATGAAGATGTTGTAGATCTTCCATATTTCACTGGTTTATCTATTCCATTGAAATCATTATGGTAGAAATTATACTATAATAGGATCCACTAACTCTTAAAACTCTTAAGGTTTTGATACGATACATACGCTGGGTAAAGCCGCAATATACTCACATCCGGGTCCGGCCCAAATAAGCCTCCTGAAGCAGAGCATCCGATATTGCTTCTTTAGAGTTTCCGTAGTGAACAATCCTACCTCGCTCCATGACAATTACACTGTCCGCTACTTTTAAGGCGGCTTTTGTATTTTGTTCAACCAGTACGACCGTAACGCCGGATTCTTTCATCCTGACCAGGATCGCCATAATCTCGCGCACAACAAGTGGAGCTAGCCCGACGGAAGGTTCATCAAGCAGCAGTAGCGAGGGCCTGGCCATAAGTGCCCTGCCTATCGCCAGCATTTGCTGCAGTCCGCCGCTTAAAGAACCTGCCAAGTCCTTTTCTCTTCCCTGCAGCAGAGGAAATAATTCTAAGATTTCCTTCGCATCGTTAGGAATATCAGTCCTGTCCTGACGATAACGGTGAAAAGCCCCCATCATTAAATTATCCATTACGCTTAATGCGCTGAATATTTCTCTCTTTTCCGGTATAAGGGCGATACCAGATCTGACGATTTTATCCGGTGACTGGCCGGTTATTTTTATGTTCTGAAAAACGATATCTCCTGCGGCCGGCTTGTATAACCCAGCAAG is from Dehalobacter sp. 12DCB1 and encodes:
- the ileS gene encoding isoleucine--tRNA ligase, with product MEKFKSLAENPVAEREKQISDYWDSIDILQKTIENREGAEPFVFYEGPPTANGKPGIHHVMARTLKDSVCRYQNMKGFQVKRKAGWDTHGLPVEIEVEKQLNLSDKQGIEAYGIAQFNEKCRDSVFTYEKQWREMTIRMGYSIDLDHPYITLDNNYIESVWWILDKFFKEGYMYEGHKILPYCSRCGTGLASHEVALGYKEIKTNTVIAKFKRKGVDEYFLAWTTTPWTLPSNAALTVSPAETYVRVRSNDEIYYLSKTLAPKVLGDDYEVLQELKGTELEYMEYEQLMPFLSTDKKAFFVTTADYVTTEDGTGIVHTAPAFGEDDYNTGKRYNLPVFQPVNESGKFIATPWKDSFVMDADLDIIKWLYAEGKLFKKEKMEHNYPHCWRCQTPLLYYAKPSWYIAMTKLKDQLVANNKTVEWYPDFVGEKRFGNWLENVNDWALSRNRYWGTPLNIWRCGCGHTASVGSRKELVEKAIEKIDETIELHRPYVDDVHIRCEKCGKPMTRVSEVIDCWFDSGAMPYAQHHYPFENKENFHELFPADFICEGIDQTRGWFYSLLAISTFVMGRSPYKRVLVNDLVLDKQGQKMSKSKGNTVDPFELFDRYGADTLRWYLLYVSPAWTPKRFDIEGLKEVQSKFFGTLRNVYTFFVLYANTDEVDPRDFFIEYKKRPELDRWILSKYHALLNDVETNLAVYDLTKAVRKIQEFVSEDLSNWYIRRSRRRFWDSGLSDDKKAVYNTTYEILVGIAKISAPFAPYLAEEIYRNLTGGTSVHLTDYPEYVSTMINENVENRMDLVRNLVTLGRSAREQVRIKVRQPIQQILVDGKYEVLIADLIPLIQEELNVKEVIFANNLSDFMNFSLKPNFKVAGPVFGSKIKLLGKALESLEASKAAAALEAGELLSVDVDAEQLNIVKDYVIVSISAKEGFTVTMENNLFVILDTTLTRELLDEGLARELVSKVQQMRKSNDFEMMDRIRIYFDGDDEVTSAIQSYQEYIRVETLAESIEKTSGTADLTKVNLNDHDAGVRVERI
- a CDS encoding Uma2 family endonuclease; this encodes MPIDKNLMTAQALAEALDLSTETIWKYTREKKIPFIELNGKQYRYILTDVIHALTNTASAVQEKSNEYTAESSRKLTYEDYLKIPDEPGYRIEILEGIMMKEPSPNVSHQHVLLRLTWILEDYFRGNDPEGEVFVAPLDVTLLDINVVQPDIFYVSGQQKQIIKEARINGQPTIVVEIISPSSRRKDRLQKLQIYQKTKIPHYWLVDPAEKTLECFVLRDGSYVLAAAGMDEDVVDLPYFTGLSIPLKSLW
- a CDS encoding ABC transporter ATP-binding protein, giving the protein MLSVNGLDVYHGYVHALKNLSMNVKQGEMLAILGANGAGKSTLLGTLAGLYKPAAGDIVFQNIKITGQSPDKIVRSGIALIPEKREIFSALSVMDNLMMGAFHRYRQDRTDIPNDAKEILELFPLLQGREKDLAGSLSGGLQQMLAIGRALMARPSLLLLDEPSVGLAPLVVREIMAILVRMKESGVTVVLVEQNTKAALKVADSVIVMERGRIVHYGNSKEAISDALLQEAYLGRTRM